In the genome of Phragmites australis chromosome 9, lpPhrAust1.1, whole genome shotgun sequence, the window CGAATCCGCAATATTCAGAGTCGTTAAAGATACTAATAAGATATCCTATCTATATATAATATGCTCCTTATGTATATATACCtaatagttagatatttgacataAGTAAAATTTCCTTTTCAATTGCTAGTTCTACTGCCTTATCTAGTTCGAAGTACTTCATTAGGTGTTGCATTTCAGAAAAGAAGCACTATTTTGTGCAAGTGCTTGTTATACCCGCTATTCAAAACATATAGAATAAGTTTCTGTTCGCTGTTGTGATGCTTTTTAATTTAGCATTAGTAATAGTGCTTTAGATTGTTAAATTACTGGTAACTTTGCTCACAGTCTACATAAAGAGAATTTAATGAAGGCtagcttttccttttccttcccTGTTCTACAAATTATGAGACATCCATTCATAATCTTTCTTGTAGACTCGTGAAGAAAATTCTGTTGCTAGTTTGTCTTGCAGCTAACTAAAGAAAATGATCACATCACTCTCTTACCAACTCTTGCAGctaactaaagaaaataattacACTACTCTTTTACTAATAGTTCGCGAGTTCAGATTTCTGCCTGCCAGATTACGCCCTGTATCCCAGCACCATGATAGCTTGATAGATTGTATGGGTTATTCTTTCTTTTAGGGTTATTAGCAGAATTCTTTTACATCATAATTTTGTGCCTTTGGATCTATTCAATAATGAACGTTAAAAGATTTTCTCATGAATATAGAGAACAGTAAGAAGCTGAAAAAGCCCAAGGCTTGGAAGCACACTCAACCAATTACACAACCACAACTCAAACAGATGCGTGATGAGTTCTGGGACACAGCTCCGCACTACGGTGGCCAAAAAGGTATCTTTAACTGCTTACGCAAATCTGAACATAAGTAATTCTTCTGTTGACGTGTGCTGCTTAACTCTTGcaacttgatttcattttgCTAGTCTTCAGTTATTTGGTTTTATCACTCTCTTTTCAATGTTTTGATGATTACTGGCTAATGTTTGGTTTTACCTGTCCAATTAGTATCCTTAAACTCAGGATTTTAGTTGTTCAATGTAAGCTCAGTTCTTCAGATAAAATTGATACTGAGCCCTGAATTAAGTGGTACTGGCTTCATATGAAATACGAACCCTGCCTTACTGGTGAATCTGATTCGATCGCTCCGTTTCGAAGGTCTGTCTTCATCTGGTTCCCTTTTTGGATAATCTTCAGTTTGGTTGCACAAAAAATAGTTGGTTTGgaatataatcaaattttcacaAGTTGTTGATACTGACCAAATACAGATTTGTTGTATAATAATCGGTTTTAAGTTTCGATgacaagtttttcggtttttacTATGAAAGGACACTTTAATGAGCATAACCTTTGTAAAAAGTTACTATCTCTTTGTCCAGATATTTGGGATGCTCTTAGAGCTGCTGCAGTATCTGATTTAGCCCTTGCACAAACCATAGCGGATAGTGCTGGAATCATCATTTCAAATCCTGACATGACACTTTGCTACGACGAGAGAGGTGAGCATGTCTTATTCGCAAATCCGTGTTTTTCTTCATGATTTGTTCAGGACTGACACTGAAAATTTTGTTGCAGGTGCCAAGTACGAGCTGCCTAAGTATGTTCTGAGTGAGCCAACAAATTTGATCCGTGATGGTTGAATCTTCTGTGAAGACTTACAACATGAACAGAGCCGTGTAAAAATCATGTGAATCGTTCATTTGGTTGCTGATTCTGGATTGCAATTCTCAGAGACAATGAAGCTCCTTTTAGCACCTGTATAGTTATTTTTGTTGGCCGCTATTGTAGACCTGCCACTGAACTTATACTGGAGAGTGCTGACTTTGCTGCATAGCAGATATAATCCATCTGTTGCACTTGAAAAAAAACTGCACCTGTGCCTGTTGCAAAATATTGTGGTGTTAGCAACTTTGCATCAATCTAAAGCTGCGGCTGTCTGTATTGTAAATCAACTAGTCCAACTGCATAGACAACTCGAAGGTGCTGTGAGATGACATCCAGAAGTCATGGAAATGCCTCACCAGAACGAACAGTAAATGGAGGCTGCCACCTGCCAAAATATGTTCATGTTTGTTTTCTATTTCTAATTCTGTTTTTTTACTATTAGGAGTCAGAACAAATGTAATTCTGAATAagtggtttttgaatttgaagaagtctgatttaaaaaaaaaaatagactaaaactGAGAAGCTTGTTGAGAGATATTTTTTAGAAGCTATATGCTGAGaaacttaaaaaatttattatagaagtTAATATCTTAttttaaaaacagtttttcatataaataaaaaatacagttttttaaaaaattctaaaactacGAGCCCAAACAAATAAACCCTACAGCTGGTAGGATAAGACTAATGATTCAAGAAATTTTATCGCTTTTATTCATGAAATCGTGCAGGACCACGGTTGTGCATTATTTGTCTAGGCTTCTTAGAATACTGGGCAGCATGCTAATGTCGGATCTGAGATCTGATCAGCAAGGAAATGATGGAGCTACTGGTATGGACGTATGGTATTGTTAACCAACCAGTAGACGAACTGTTGTGTCGTGTGACGGACCTTTCAGAGTTCGAGTAGACACTTCGTAGACATAACACTATCTGACCCCTAGAGGTCACTCTGTAACAGTAGGATGCGCCAAGTCCATTCAGATTCAGGGACCCAGATGAGCTCTTATTTTGCTAAAGTACTGTTCAAGCTGGACCACCGCTGTTGTTCTTTCTCTACTTTTCAGAGCGAAGCTCTCGTGTTTTTTCCGACGTCCTGGAACTTGCAAAAAAGACCAGCGG includes:
- the LOC133929882 gene encoding uncharacterized protein LOC133929882 isoform X2; amino-acid sequence: MGCAGSTSKVDDNSKKLKKPKAWKHTQPITQPQLKQMRDEFWDTAPHYGGQKDIWDALRAAAVSDLALAQTIADSAGIIISNPDMTLCYDERGAKYELPKYVLSEPTNLIRDG
- the LOC133929882 gene encoding uncharacterized protein LOC133929882 isoform X1 — its product is MGCAGSTSKVDENSKKLKKPKAWKHTQPITQPQLKQMRDEFWDTAPHYGGQKDIWDALRAAAVSDLALAQTIADSAGIIISNPDMTLCYDERGAKYELPKYVLSEPTNLIRDG